A single genomic interval of Falco naumanni isolate bFalNau1 chromosome 11, bFalNau1.pat, whole genome shotgun sequence harbors:
- the TMEM121 gene encoding transmembrane protein 121, with protein MVLPPPDKRHVCLTTIVIMTSMAFMDAYLVEQNQGPRKIGVCIIVLVGDICFLIVLRYVAVWVGAEVKTAKRGYAMILWFLYIFVLEIKLYFIFQNYKADKKNLETVARKALTLLLSICVPGLYLVLVALDSMEYIRTFRKKEDLRGRLFWVALDLLDILDIQANLWEPHRTGLPIWAEGLMFFYCYILLLILPCVSLSEISMQGEHIAPQKMMLYPVLSLVTINIVTIFIRAINMVLFQDSRVSTIFIGKNIIAIATKACTFLEYKRQVKEFPQNAIALELQQNSLSHNQTIHSTQGIPHEPSPTSEILDT; from the coding sequence ATGGTGCTGCCGCCGCCTGACAAGCGTCACGTCTGTCTGACCACCATCGTCATCATGACCAGCATGGCCTTCATGGACGCCTACCTGGTGGAGCAGAACCAAGGCCCCCGCAAGATTGGCGTCTGCATCATTGTGCTGGTGGGGGACATCTGCTTCCTCATCGTGCTGCGCTACGTGGCAGTGTGGGTGGGGGCAGAGGTGAAGACGGCCAAGCGGGGCTATGCCATGATCCTGTGGTTCCTCTACATCTTCGTGCTGGAGATCAAATTGTATTTCATCTTTCAGAATTACAAAGCTGACAAGAAGAACCTGGAGACGGTGGCCAGGAAAGCCCTGACCCTGCTCCTCTCCATCTGTGTTCCGGGGCTCTACCTGGTGTTGGTGGCCTTGGACAGCATGGAGTACATACGGACCTTTCGGAAGAAAGAGGACTTGCGGGGACGCCTCTTCTGGGTGGCTCTTGACCTGCTGGATATCTTGGACATCCAGGCTAACCTGTGGGAGCCGCACAGGACCGGCCTGCCCATCTGGGCAGAGGGGCTCATGTTCTTCTACTGCTACATACTCCTCCTGATCCTGCCTTGCGTGTCCCTCAGTGAGATCAGCATGCAAGGGGAGCACATTGCCCCGCAAAAAATGATGCTCTACCCTGTCCTCAGCCTGGTCACCATTAACATCGTCACTATCTTCATCCGGGCCATCAACATGGTCTTGTTCCAGGACAGCAGGGTCTCCACCATCTTTATAGGCAAGAACATCATCGCCATCGCTACCAAGGCATGCACCTTCCTCGAGTACAAGCGGCAGGTGAAGGAGTTCCCCCAGAACGCCATCGCCCTGGAGCTCCAGCAGAACTCCCTCTCCCACAACCAGACCATCCACAGCACACAGGGCATCCCCCATGAGCCATCGCCCACCAGTGAGATCCTTGACACATGA